Proteins from a genomic interval of Stomatohabitans albus:
- a CDS encoding L-threonylcarbamoyladenylate synthase, with protein sequence MGETAVVKVLPEAEEALLRTMLTAPARALERGGLVAFPTETVYGLGADAFNARAVERVFTAKGRPADNPLIVHLAAPHQVEWVANSVSPVAQTLIDTFWPGPLTLVLPVRKDVPSVVTAGLDSVAVRCPSHLVARVLIAQAGVPLVGPSANLSGRPSPTTAAHVMRDFPHGLDWIVDGGPSAIGIESTVIDVRGTHPTVLREGKISREDLAPWLHAADQEAPAAIERSPGTRFAHYQPTARVLLSPIGGGWDMAHQWLSKVRSVGLVTASDPSIGVRTHRRMHVLGTWNTPEDLAKNLYGYLRQADDMGVEVVVIESVGTTGIGRAVMDRLRRAAGRE encoded by the coding sequence ATGGGTGAAACCGCTGTTGTAAAGGTATTGCCCGAGGCAGAAGAGGCGTTACTCCGGACCATGTTGACTGCACCAGCTCGGGCGCTTGAACGTGGTGGTCTTGTCGCGTTCCCTACTGAAACGGTGTACGGGCTGGGTGCGGATGCGTTCAATGCTCGTGCGGTTGAGCGGGTATTTACCGCCAAGGGACGGCCGGCAGATAATCCTCTGATTGTGCATCTCGCTGCGCCACACCAGGTTGAATGGGTTGCCAATTCCGTATCTCCGGTGGCACAAACCCTTATCGATACGTTTTGGCCAGGACCCCTCACCCTTGTGCTTCCTGTCCGAAAGGATGTTCCGTCAGTGGTGACGGCTGGGCTAGACAGCGTGGCCGTGCGATGTCCAAGCCATTTGGTTGCGCGGGTATTGATCGCCCAGGCTGGGGTTCCACTCGTCGGTCCTTCAGCGAACCTCTCTGGTCGCCCATCACCCACAACTGCAGCCCACGTCATGCGGGATTTTCCACATGGGTTGGACTGGATTGTTGATGGTGGTCCGAGTGCTATTGGTATTGAGAGCACCGTTATTGATGTGCGCGGAACACACCCTACGGTGTTACGCGAAGGGAAGATCAGCCGTGAAGATTTAGCCCCATGGCTGCATGCTGCTGATCAGGAAGCACCTGCCGCAATTGAACGCAGTCCTGGGACACGCTTTGCGCATTATCAGCCCACCGCACGGGTGCTGCTGAGCCCCATCGGGGGTGGCTGGGATATGGCACACCAGTGGTTATCAAAAGTACGGTCAGTTGGATTGGTCACCGCAAGTGACCCATCGATTGGGGTACGAACCCATCGCCGTATGCACGTGTTAGGAACGTGGAATACACCCGAAGATTTGGCCAAGAATCTGTATGGCTACTTGCGACAGGCCGATGACATGGGTGTTGAAGTAGTGGTCATTGAAAGTGTGGGTACCACCGGTATCGGGCGAGCGGTCATGGATCGGCTTCGGCGGGCCGCTGGACGTGAATAA
- a CDS encoding acetyl-CoA hydrolase/transferase family protein, whose translation MTNALKPKLISPEQLASAVGRLPENPRVVVSGNFSVPWSTLKAFSEYQEHFTLNMLHAPKGVVMHDGVTPETSFVGPGLRGHPNLQYVPSRLSMVPLLFLHGHLPVDVVIANISVPVDGKVSLGAEVNVMVGAIEACKRRGGLLIGQVNRHMPYTFGDGEFSIDDFDILVEADDELGHSAPWDDHKGGHGSKMITNDKIDPEASADAIADNVARRIENGMYLQMGIGDIPDRVLARLKRHRNMKIWTEMFSDGVLGLERNGVLDPSFRIMSTFINGSRELMDWVHLNDRVRIMRTETINNPGNIMKNPGQISINTALQIDIRDRANAARVGTKIISGFGGSTDFIVGAVHSHGGQSIMALRSWHPKIDQSTIVPRIESPVTSSMHSAVITEHGVAEITGATQDQKARNLIEHAAHPAARDWLREEGQKEGLNI comes from the coding sequence ATGACTAATGCACTCAAGCCTAAATTGATTAGCCCAGAGCAACTTGCATCGGCGGTGGGACGTCTCCCAGAAAACCCACGTGTCGTAGTGAGTGGTAACTTCTCCGTGCCTTGGAGCACCCTTAAAGCATTTAGCGAATACCAAGAGCACTTTACGTTAAACATGTTGCACGCCCCCAAAGGGGTGGTGATGCATGATGGGGTCACTCCAGAAACCAGCTTTGTTGGCCCTGGTCTGCGCGGGCATCCCAACTTGCAGTATGTTCCTAGCCGCTTATCGATGGTGCCGCTCTTGTTCTTGCACGGTCACCTCCCTGTCGACGTCGTGATCGCCAATATTTCGGTACCTGTTGATGGCAAAGTGTCCCTCGGTGCTGAAGTCAATGTGATGGTTGGTGCTATTGAAGCGTGCAAGCGTCGTGGCGGGTTATTAATTGGTCAGGTTAACCGTCATATGCCCTACACCTTTGGTGATGGTGAGTTCAGCATTGACGACTTTGACATCCTTGTTGAAGCTGATGATGAGCTTGGCCACAGCGCCCCTTGGGATGATCACAAGGGTGGCCACGGGTCCAAGATGATCACCAATGACAAGATTGACCCCGAAGCAAGTGCTGATGCCATTGCGGATAACGTAGCTCGCCGGATAGAAAATGGGATGTACCTCCAAATGGGTATCGGTGACATCCCAGACCGAGTGTTGGCTCGCTTGAAGCGTCACCGCAATATGAAGATTTGGACAGAAATGTTCTCCGACGGAGTCCTTGGCTTGGAACGTAACGGGGTACTCGACCCAAGTTTCAGGATTATGTCTACATTTATTAATGGCAGCCGTGAATTGATGGACTGGGTGCACTTAAATGATCGGGTGCGCATCATGCGTACCGAGACCATCAATAACCCTGGCAATATCATGAAGAACCCTGGCCAGATCTCCATCAATACGGCCCTTCAGATTGATATTCGGGACCGCGCGAACGCAGCCCGTGTCGGTACAAAAATTATCTCAGGATTCGGTGGCTCGACCGACTTCATCGTGGGTGCAGTGCACTCCCATGGCGGCCAATCCATTATGGCGTTGCGCTCCTGGCACCCCAAGATTGACCAATCAACGATTGTGCCGCGTATCGAAAGCCCAGTAACGAGTTCAATGCACTCGGCTGTGATTACCGAACACGGTGTCGCAGAGATCACCGGCGCTACCCAAGACCAAAAAGCACGTAACCTCATTGAACATGCGGCCCATCCAGCCGCTCGAGATTGGTTACGTGAGGAAGGTCAAAAGGAAGGGCTTAACATCTAA
- a CDS encoding CPBP family intramembrane glutamic endopeptidase → MPISERFTNTDEPEWSWGDPSHTDVRGEGSPSHPEAVSTADSTPVPEVIGNPWLDVVMGIVIFAVAQLVIGLIATIVYAVVTKADLTALRQNDPNMLISVIWPVSISTILMAWWWSYRGNRTPATFMKWSFKKTDLLWGVGATLISIATGVVLSSVFQLSPEDSANLNSAIWPSDISPLQAIGAGLAIGIVVPIAEEMIFRGIILNALSRKVNTWVALVISALLFTVPHLPNFLLIDIEPAAMLSGIIQILILGLVIGFWMIKTNRLGASIWAHIMNNSMVVISLVLGQMLP, encoded by the coding sequence ATGCCTATCAGTGAACGATTTACCAATACAGATGAACCAGAGTGGTCCTGGGGTGATCCCAGTCACACAGACGTGCGCGGAGAAGGCTCGCCATCGCACCCCGAAGCGGTGTCAACTGCCGATTCCACACCTGTTCCTGAGGTAATTGGTAACCCGTGGCTAGACGTGGTGATGGGCATCGTTATATTCGCGGTTGCCCAACTTGTTATCGGGTTGATTGCCACGATCGTGTATGCGGTTGTCACCAAAGCCGATTTGACCGCACTGCGTCAAAATGACCCGAACATGCTTATCAGTGTGATTTGGCCAGTCTCAATCAGCACCATTCTGATGGCATGGTGGTGGTCGTATAGAGGTAATCGAACCCCTGCCACGTTCATGAAGTGGTCCTTTAAAAAGACTGACCTCTTGTGGGGTGTTGGGGCCACATTGATCAGCATTGCCACGGGAGTGGTGCTCTCAAGTGTGTTTCAACTCTCACCTGAAGATTCAGCCAACCTGAACAGCGCTATTTGGCCAAGTGATATTTCTCCCCTTCAAGCTATTGGTGCTGGCTTAGCCATTGGTATCGTTGTCCCCATTGCCGAAGAAATGATCTTTCGAGGGATTATTCTCAACGCCCTCTCGCGCAAGGTCAACACCTGGGTTGCCCTTGTCATTTCGGCGCTCCTCTTTACCGTTCCCCACCTACCCAATTTTTTGTTAATCGACATTGAACCAGCCGCAATGCTCAGCGGCATCATTCAAATCCTCATCTTAGGACTTGTAATTGGGTTCTGGATGATCAAAACCAATCGCCTTGGCGCATCCATTTGGGCCCATATTATGAATAATTCGATGGTGGTTATCTCCTTGGTATTGGGCCAAATGCTGCCTTAA
- a CDS encoding NAD(P)H-quinone oxidoreductase, with protein sequence MKGILAIDDRPVWTDVTNPVVQPGKVLIRVGAAGVNRADLLQVRGMYPPPPGESEIIGLECAGVVDAVGDGVTRFSPGDRVCALVPGGAIAEYCLADEQTVMTIPGGLSVVEAASIVETWATVWDNVALRAGLAQDQWLLVHGGTSGIGSTAIQAAHLLGAKIVTTGSNDDKCATATAMGSDQTINYNQVLIDDPEHGLATAISRVTGGHGVDVILDHIGASYYDQHIEALRPGGRMVFIGFLSGHKIQTSLVPLLMKRLTLIGSTLRNRNLDERGSLCLILESDVWPAFERGEAKPVIHAVLPVTEIETAHQMLREGSHVGKIVLTIDGTIA encoded by the coding sequence ATGAAGGGCATACTCGCCATCGATGATCGGCCGGTGTGGACTGATGTGACTAATCCAGTAGTACAACCGGGCAAAGTACTCATTCGCGTTGGGGCGGCTGGCGTGAATCGTGCCGATTTATTGCAGGTTCGGGGTATGTATCCCCCGCCACCGGGTGAGAGTGAAATTATTGGCCTTGAATGTGCCGGTGTTGTTGACGCCGTTGGTGATGGGGTTACCCGCTTTAGCCCTGGTGATAGGGTTTGTGCCCTTGTCCCTGGTGGTGCCATAGCGGAGTACTGTCTGGCTGATGAGCAAACAGTTATGACGATCCCTGGTGGGCTGAGCGTTGTCGAAGCAGCCAGCATTGTTGAAACCTGGGCGACCGTGTGGGATAACGTTGCCCTACGTGCAGGACTTGCCCAAGATCAATGGTTACTTGTCCATGGTGGTACATCGGGGATTGGTTCGACGGCCATACAAGCCGCACACCTCCTTGGTGCCAAGATTGTCACCACTGGAAGTAACGACGATAAGTGCGCGACCGCGACCGCAATGGGGTCTGACCAGACAATCAATTACAACCAGGTCCTGATTGATGACCCTGAACATGGTTTAGCAACCGCAATCAGCCGTGTAACTGGTGGACATGGGGTCGATGTGATTCTTGATCACATCGGTGCGTCCTACTATGACCAGCACATTGAGGCGTTGCGACCAGGTGGACGTATGGTGTTCATCGGGTTCTTGAGTGGACACAAGATACAGACATCACTCGTACCCTTGCTGATGAAACGCCTCACGCTCATCGGGTCAACGTTACGCAATCGCAACCTAGATGAGCGCGGGAGTTTGTGCCTCATATTGGAAAGTGATGTGTGGCCCGCCTTTGAACGTGGTGAGGCCAAACCCGTTATTCATGCGGTCTTACCGGTCACCGAAATCGAAACTGCCCATCAAATGCTTCGAGAAGGTAGCCACGTAGGCAAAATAGTGCTCACGATTGATGGCACCATCGCCTAA
- a CDS encoding AI-2E family transporter, which yields MDTKPDTTHHVPERLEIAAAWAWRILILIALAAVVIYGLSQVVLLWVPLVAAGFLAGLLNPIVRVLVDRGVRRLAATIITFLSAITAFGWLLVVVIEQLFKGFDGIWDQAMNAAKDLDMFIEVQRNSLPIPVPPINLHTIGAAIAGRIEAHTADVANQIFAIGSGASAAVTGIIITLFAGFFFIYQGAAIWRFLVTLLPQGTQETIDIGAQYGWVGVVSYVRFQAGIAVLEGIWIGTAAHLLGLQLAVPLGLFVLLGAMIPILGALITGAVAVLLAFATGGLVSACLMAVAVLGINQLETVVLQPWIMGKAVNLHPLVILLSVIGGATVGDVIGALIAVPLVAFIVAAAYGIRDHLAGASASGDPTVTP from the coding sequence TTGGACACCAAACCAGACACGACTCACCATGTTCCTGAGCGTTTGGAAATTGCTGCGGCTTGGGCTTGGCGGATCCTGATTTTGATCGCCCTTGCTGCGGTTGTGATCTACGGGTTGAGCCAGGTTGTATTGCTATGGGTTCCACTCGTTGCCGCTGGGTTTCTTGCTGGCCTACTAAACCCTATTGTCCGGGTACTCGTTGATCGTGGCGTTCGCCGTCTCGCTGCCACGATCATCACCTTTCTCAGTGCCATCACAGCCTTCGGGTGGCTACTTGTCGTGGTGATCGAACAACTATTTAAAGGATTTGACGGGATTTGGGATCAAGCGATGAATGCGGCTAAGGACCTGGACATGTTTATCGAGGTTCAACGCAACAGTCTCCCCATCCCAGTACCACCCATCAATCTCCATACCATTGGAGCGGCCATAGCTGGCCGCATTGAAGCGCATACCGCTGACGTTGCAAACCAGATTTTCGCTATAGGTTCTGGCGCATCAGCCGCAGTGACAGGCATTATCATCACCTTGTTCGCCGGGTTCTTTTTCATCTACCAAGGCGCTGCAATTTGGCGGTTCCTTGTAACGCTACTGCCTCAAGGAACTCAAGAAACGATCGATATTGGTGCCCAATACGGGTGGGTTGGAGTTGTCTCTTACGTCCGCTTTCAAGCAGGTATCGCGGTACTTGAGGGTATTTGGATTGGGACAGCAGCCCATCTTCTCGGATTACAGCTTGCAGTTCCATTAGGGCTCTTTGTATTGCTCGGAGCCATGATTCCCATTCTTGGGGCGCTGATCACCGGTGCCGTCGCTGTCTTACTTGCGTTTGCTACAGGCGGACTCGTCTCGGCGTGTCTAATGGCTGTCGCTGTCTTGGGTATCAATCAACTTGAAACCGTCGTCCTCCAACCCTGGATTATGGGGAAAGCCGTTAACCTCCATCCCCTCGTAATCTTGCTCAGCGTGATTGGTGGTGCAACGGTGGGTGATGTTATTGGTGCTTTGATTGCAGTACCCCTTGTGGCCTTTATTGTGGCAGCAGCCTATGGGATTCGTGACCACCTTGCGGGTGCCTCAGCGTCTGGTGACCCAACGGTGACACCCTAG
- a CDS encoding helix-turn-helix transcriptional regulator produces the protein MRKSVVGILGPAKGRVVDHLYEAALTAAELAEILDISATAVRAQLRELSAEGLVKGQVRHDGKMGRPSEEWTLTETGFRLFQEHVPTIAANLVQHFTDTHGQQETNALLSSYIRSEMAEYEEEITAIHDPRERAKRIAELMTQNGKPTQVIETEEGLKLRHRHCAWADVARSNATMCSVERDELSRLLQIDFDYTTTIADGDLMCECNFKLED, from the coding sequence ATGAGAAAATCAGTCGTTGGGATACTTGGCCCGGCTAAAGGTCGGGTCGTAGATCACCTGTATGAAGCGGCGTTGACGGCCGCTGAATTGGCTGAGATTCTAGATATCAGTGCGACTGCCGTACGGGCCCAACTGCGTGAATTATCTGCTGAAGGGCTCGTCAAGGGGCAGGTTCGCCACGATGGAAAGATGGGGCGCCCAAGTGAGGAGTGGACACTAACCGAGACGGGTTTTCGGTTATTTCAAGAACATGTCCCCACGATTGCGGCCAATCTCGTGCAACATTTCACGGATACGCATGGGCAACAAGAAACGAATGCGTTGTTGTCGTCCTACATCCGTTCAGAAATGGCCGAATATGAGGAAGAAATCACGGCAATACATGACCCGCGTGAACGTGCGAAGCGTATTGCTGAATTAATGACTCAAAATGGCAAACCAACGCAAGTGATAGAAACCGAAGAAGGTCTGAAACTCCGTCACCGACACTGTGCGTGGGCTGATGTTGCCCGCTCGAATGCGACGATGTGCAGCGTTGAACGTGACGAGTTATCCCGCCTTTTACAGATCGACTTTGATTACACAACCACCATCGCAGATGGCGACTTGATGTGCGAATGCAATTTCAAGTTGGAAGATTGA
- the sufB gene encoding Fe-S cluster assembly protein SufB, which translates to MATPSTSREDLGTTKTYDYGWHDETKPVTTFDKGLSEDVVRRISELKDEPDWMLQMRLDGLEAFNRRPMPHWGAELGEIDFDDIHYFVRSTEKQATTWDELPDEIKETYDRLGIPEAEQQRLIAGVAAQYESEVVYHKVREDLEAQGVIFVDTDTGLREYEDIFREHFGSVIGVNDNKFAALNTAVWSGGSFVVVPAGAKVDIPLQAYFRINKENMGQFERTLIIAEPGSYVHYVEGCTAPIYQSDSLHVANVEIVVKEGATVRYSTIQNWSTNVYNLVTKRAHAYRNANMEWIDGNIGSKVTMKYPAVHLLGEGAHGEVLSIAWAADGQHQDNGAKMVHIAPNTTSTVVSKSVAQGKGRTTYRGLLAVAKEAKNVKASTVCDALLIDEFAASDTYPYMNILTDDAQIGHEASVSRIGEDQLFYLQSRGISETEARAMIVRGFVEPISKELPMEYSVELNRLISLNMEGSVG; encoded by the coding sequence ATGGCCACCCCTTCCACAAGTCGAGAAGACTTGGGTACGACCAAGACCTATGACTATGGCTGGCATGATGAAACCAAGCCAGTTACGACCTTTGATAAAGGTCTCAGCGAAGACGTTGTACGTCGAATCAGCGAACTTAAGGATGAACCGGACTGGATGCTACAAATGCGTCTTGATGGTCTTGAAGCCTTTAATCGCCGTCCGATGCCCCATTGGGGCGCCGAATTAGGCGAGATTGATTTTGACGACATTCACTATTTTGTGCGTTCAACTGAAAAACAGGCCACCACGTGGGATGAACTCCCAGATGAGATTAAAGAAACCTATGATCGACTCGGTATCCCCGAAGCCGAACAACAGCGGTTGATCGCTGGGGTTGCGGCCCAGTATGAGAGCGAAGTGGTGTATCACAAGGTCCGTGAAGATTTAGAAGCCCAAGGGGTGATCTTCGTGGATACCGATACTGGTCTTCGTGAATATGAAGACATCTTTCGTGAGCACTTTGGCAGTGTCATTGGGGTCAATGACAACAAGTTTGCCGCGCTAAATACCGCGGTGTGGTCCGGTGGATCGTTCGTGGTGGTGCCTGCCGGCGCCAAGGTAGATATCCCACTTCAGGCCTATTTCCGTATCAACAAAGAGAATATGGGCCAGTTTGAACGCACGTTGATTATTGCTGAGCCTGGCTCATATGTGCATTACGTTGAAGGATGCACCGCACCGATCTACCAGTCAGATAGCTTGCACGTAGCCAATGTTGAGATTGTTGTGAAGGAAGGCGCGACCGTGCGCTACTCGACCATTCAGAACTGGTCGACCAATGTGTACAACTTGGTTACCAAACGTGCCCATGCCTATCGCAATGCCAATATGGAATGGATTGACGGCAACATCGGGTCCAAGGTCACGATGAAATACCCTGCTGTGCACCTCTTGGGTGAAGGTGCCCACGGTGAAGTGCTGTCGATTGCGTGGGCGGCCGATGGCCAGCACCAAGATAACGGGGCCAAGATGGTGCATATTGCGCCAAATACAACCTCCACGGTTGTGAGCAAGTCAGTCGCTCAAGGCAAAGGTCGTACAACCTATCGTGGGTTGTTAGCCGTAGCTAAGGAAGCGAAGAACGTGAAGGCATCGACCGTTTGCGATGCGTTACTCATTGATGAGTTTGCGGCAAGTGACACGTATCCGTACATGAATATTCTTACTGATGATGCGCAGATTGGGCACGAGGCCAGTGTCAGTCGCATCGGGGAAGATCAACTCTTTTACCTCCAGAGCCGCGGTATTAGTGAAACGGAAGCGCGTGCCATGATTGTGCGTGGATTCGTAGAACCCATCAGCAAGGAATTGCCAATGGAGTACAGCGTGGAATTGAACCGCCTTATTAGCCTCAATATGGAAGGGAGCGTGGGCTAA
- a CDS encoding SufB/SufD family protein, protein MTTIHDHQSDAEIRSGALAKPTNHDEDYRFSDPAFFDLDLPIITKSSPAGELGHLAQATVDHAAGNAVVVQLVDTSVHLPADLPDGVTIAPLKEAPKELVTQYLGSVISDQHDYFIANTLARFNTGVLVHLAKNTEVSEPIVIDITTTEPGLAVQWVLVVSETGANGTVVVDQHGGANETTVLNAVETVLQDASQLTLVTAQDWAGEAISHMATHKAQVGRDASFTHLEVSLKGAHVYVRPDVELAGRGAHAQLLGVYLPTGTDHIEHRSLIHHVGSDSVSEYNHKGVICDAGRATWVGTIKIDPDAKNTSSDESNANLILSDGRADSLPFLEIGTADVTACGHHSSIGQIDEVQLFYLQSRGIDRIEARRMLVLAFLAEVIDDIDIAGLSDILMDDISTVIAK, encoded by the coding sequence ATGACGACGATCCACGACCATCAGTCGGATGCCGAGATTCGTTCTGGTGCATTAGCAAAGCCAACGAACCACGACGAGGATTATCGGTTCTCAGACCCAGCGTTCTTTGATCTGGATTTACCGATTATTACGAAATCCAGCCCCGCTGGGGAGCTTGGCCATTTGGCGCAAGCCACCGTTGATCACGCAGCGGGCAACGCTGTCGTTGTTCAACTTGTTGATACGAGTGTGCATCTTCCAGCCGACCTCCCAGACGGTGTAACAATCGCACCGCTGAAGGAAGCACCCAAGGAACTCGTGACTCAATACCTGGGAAGCGTAATTTCTGACCAGCACGACTATTTCATTGCCAATACATTGGCTCGCTTCAATACCGGAGTGCTTGTTCATCTCGCCAAGAACACTGAAGTCAGTGAGCCAATCGTTATTGATATCACGACAACGGAACCTGGTCTTGCCGTGCAGTGGGTACTTGTAGTGAGTGAGACCGGAGCCAATGGGACCGTTGTGGTTGATCAGCACGGTGGTGCCAATGAGACAACGGTATTGAATGCGGTTGAAACGGTACTCCAAGATGCCTCACAGTTAACCCTCGTAACTGCTCAAGATTGGGCTGGCGAGGCAATCAGCCATATGGCAACTCACAAAGCCCAAGTAGGGCGTGACGCATCATTCACCCACCTTGAGGTTTCCTTAAAGGGCGCCCATGTGTATGTGCGACCGGACGTGGAGTTAGCTGGTCGTGGCGCCCACGCACAGTTACTGGGGGTGTACCTCCCCACGGGAACGGACCATATCGAACATCGCAGTCTTATTCACCATGTTGGGAGTGACTCGGTGAGTGAGTACAACCATAAAGGTGTGATCTGTGATGCGGGCCGTGCCACGTGGGTGGGTACGATCAAAATTGATCCTGACGCAAAAAATACGTCTTCTGATGAGTCAAATGCGAACCTGATTTTGAGTGATGGGCGCGCTGACAGCTTGCCTTTCTTAGAAATTGGTACGGCTGACGTAACCGCATGCGGCCACCATTCATCAATTGGTCAAATCGACGAGGTGCAGCTGTTCTATCTGCAGAGTCGTGGCATTGATCGCATTGAGGCCCGACGCATGTTGGTCTTGGCATTCTTAGCTGAAGTTATTGATGACATTGACATTGCTGGCCTGTCAGACATTTTGATGGATGATATTTCCACCGTTATCGCGAAGTGA
- the sufC gene encoding Fe-S cluster assembly ATPase SufC yields MSTLHIEDLHVTVEDKEILKGVNLTINKGETHAIMGPNGSGKSTLAYAVAGHPAYEITGGSIRIDDEDLTDAGPDDRALAGLFLAMQYPVEIPGVSTLNFLRTAMNTLNDEPIGVREFMDKVKVEMENLKMNPEFLERNVNEGFSGGEKKRFEILQMALVKPTFAILDETDSGLDVDALRVVSEGINAQRGPDLGVMLITHYTRILQYITPDNVHVMSAGRIVKSGSADLAAQLEAEGFEQFA; encoded by the coding sequence ATGTCAACCCTGCATATTGAAGACCTACACGTCACGGTCGAGGATAAGGAAATCCTTAAAGGCGTCAATTTAACGATTAATAAAGGCGAAACCCACGCAATTATGGGGCCAAACGGGTCCGGTAAGTCCACACTGGCCTATGCCGTTGCCGGTCACCCTGCCTATGAAATCACCGGTGGCTCCATTCGTATTGATGATGAAGATCTCACCGATGCGGGCCCCGATGACCGTGCGTTGGCTGGGCTGTTCTTAGCCATGCAGTACCCGGTAGAAATTCCTGGGGTCTCTACCCTGAACTTCCTTCGTACCGCAATGAATACATTGAATGATGAACCTATCGGGGTACGTGAATTCATGGACAAAGTCAAGGTTGAGATGGAAAACCTAAAGATGAATCCTGAGTTCTTGGAACGTAACGTCAATGAAGGCTTCTCTGGTGGCGAAAAGAAGCGCTTTGAAATCCTCCAAATGGCTCTGGTCAAGCCAACCTTTGCGATTCTCGACGAAACAGACTCTGGGCTTGATGTTGATGCGTTACGTGTGGTGAGTGAAGGTATCAATGCCCAGCGTGGCCCAGACTTGGGTGTCATGTTGATTACGCACTACACCCGTATTTTGCAATACATCACACCTGATAATGTGCACGTGATGAGCGCCGGTCGTATTGTCAAGAGCGGCAGCGCTGATCTTGCTGCCCAGTTAGAGGCCGAAGGCTTCGAACAATTCGCCTAA
- a CDS encoding SufS family cysteine desulfurase, whose product MDIAAIRSQFPALNRQVHGKSLVYLDSGASALTPTVVLDVMDDVYRYHNANVHRGVHTLSEEASELYEAARGIIANLVGADPRGVVFTKNATESLNLIAHTWGRTALGPGDILVCSVMEHHANMVPWQLVAQVAGFEIVYLPFTEDGLIDQQAFDEVLATGRVKGLTITGLSNVLGTVVPVAEMGRKLKSVNPDAKLIVDGAQMVPHLPVDMAQLGADALAIAGHKLYGPFGIGILCADPAWLDELPPFLGGGDMILDVRLEGSTFNEVPLKFEAGTPPVAEVIGMAAAVRFVQGIGMDAIAEHDAMITTYCLDVLSKLEGVTIHGSLDTAQHRGVVSFALDGIHPHDVGTVIDREGVAVRVGHHCAKPLVRELGVAATTRASFGMYTTTEDIDRLAEAIRATQAFFA is encoded by the coding sequence ATGGATATTGCTGCTATTCGTAGTCAGTTTCCCGCATTGAACCGTCAGGTTCATGGGAAATCGTTGGTTTACTTGGATTCAGGTGCCTCAGCCTTAACCCCGACGGTTGTCTTAGATGTGATGGACGATGTGTATCGCTATCACAATGCGAATGTACACCGCGGGGTGCATACGCTGAGTGAAGAAGCCAGCGAACTCTACGAAGCTGCTCGAGGGATTATCGCCAACCTTGTTGGCGCTGATCCCCGTGGCGTGGTTTTCACAAAAAATGCGACCGAATCACTCAACCTGATTGCACATACCTGGGGACGAACTGCCTTGGGCCCAGGCGATATTCTCGTTTGTTCAGTGATGGAACACCACGCCAATATGGTGCCGTGGCAGCTTGTTGCGCAAGTAGCGGGTTTTGAGATTGTCTACTTGCCATTCACCGAAGATGGTCTGATTGACCAACAAGCCTTTGATGAGGTGCTTGCTACCGGTCGGGTTAAGGGATTAACAATTACAGGGTTATCCAATGTGTTAGGTACGGTCGTCCCTGTCGCTGAAATGGGCCGTAAACTCAAATCAGTCAACCCGGACGCGAAGCTCATCGTTGATGGTGCCCAGATGGTGCCTCACCTGCCGGTGGATATGGCTCAGCTTGGTGCTGACGCCTTGGCGATTGCAGGACACAAGCTCTATGGCCCGTTTGGTATTGGCATCTTGTGTGCTGATCCGGCATGGTTGGATGAATTGCCGCCCTTTCTCGGTGGTGGTGACATGATTTTGGATGTGCGTTTGGAAGGCAGCACATTCAATGAGGTGCCACTGAAGTTTGAAGCTGGTACACCACCTGTCGCTGAAGTCATTGGTATGGCGGCAGCCGTGCGATTCGTGCAAGGGATTGGGATGGATGCCATTGCCGAGCATGATGCAATGATCACCACCTATTGTCTTGACGTCTTAAGTAAGTTGGAGGGGGTCACGATTCATGGCTCCCTCGATACGGCACAACATCGCGGGGTGGTGAGCTTTGCCCTTGATGGCATTCACCCCCATGACGTTGGTACGGTCATTGACCGTGAAGGGGTTGCGGTACGTGTCGGCCACCATTGTGCTAAACCACTTGTGCGTGAACTTGGTGTTGCTGCAACTACCCGTGCCTCATTTGGGATGTACACCACGACAGAAGATATTGATCGATTAGCCGAAGCGATTCGCGCTACCCAAGCGTTCTTCGCCTAA